In Isoptericola jiangsuensis, the following proteins share a genomic window:
- a CDS encoding ROK family protein, producing MEGLAKFPPRPTGAGEMFQLFRDGEPRTRASLVAETGQSRSTVAARIDALCGIGLLVPAGEASSTGGRPPSTFAFDPSARIVLGVDLGATHARIAVTDLAGTPLTVLDEPLAISDGPDHVLGWVADTAHKLVAQAGRDVTELAGIGIGLPGPVDHTTGRPVNPPIMPGWDGTDVPAVLHARLGAPVLVDNDVNVMSLGEHATVCPEVDDLLFVKVATGIGAGVIMDGHLRRGAQGAAGDLGHVTVPGAEDIPCRCGNTGCLEAVAGGLAIAQKLRDGGATIAAAPDIVDLVRSGDVAAGQAVRQAGRDIGTVLAASVSLLNPARIVVGGILAGAGEHLMAGIREIVYQRSLPLATQHLRIVPSGAGSQAGVIGAATLVTEQYLAPPTVDALVSSQEDS from the coding sequence ATGGAAGGGCTGGCCAAGTTCCCCCCGCGCCCCACGGGCGCCGGCGAGATGTTCCAGCTGTTCCGGGACGGTGAGCCCCGCACCCGCGCGTCGCTCGTCGCCGAGACCGGCCAGTCCCGGTCCACCGTGGCCGCCCGCATCGACGCGCTCTGCGGCATCGGGCTCCTCGTCCCCGCCGGCGAGGCCTCCTCCACCGGCGGCCGCCCACCCTCCACCTTCGCGTTCGACCCCTCCGCGCGCATCGTGCTCGGCGTCGACCTCGGCGCCACCCACGCCCGGATCGCCGTCACCGACCTCGCCGGCACCCCCCTGACCGTCCTCGACGAACCCCTCGCCATCTCCGATGGCCCCGACCACGTGCTCGGCTGGGTCGCCGACACCGCGCACAAGCTCGTCGCCCAGGCCGGCCGCGACGTCACCGAGCTCGCCGGCATCGGCATCGGCCTGCCCGGACCCGTCGACCACACCACCGGCCGGCCCGTGAACCCGCCGATCATGCCCGGCTGGGACGGCACCGACGTCCCCGCCGTCCTGCACGCCCGCCTCGGCGCCCCCGTGCTCGTCGACAACGACGTCAACGTCATGTCCCTCGGCGAGCACGCCACCGTCTGCCCCGAGGTCGACGACCTGCTGTTCGTCAAGGTCGCCACCGGCATCGGCGCCGGTGTCATCATGGACGGCCACCTGCGCCGCGGCGCCCAGGGTGCCGCGGGCGACCTCGGGCACGTCACCGTCCCCGGCGCGGAGGACATCCCCTGCCGGTGCGGCAACACCGGCTGCCTCGAGGCCGTCGCCGGCGGGCTCGCCATCGCCCAGAAGCTCCGCGACGGCGGCGCCACGATCGCCGCCGCCCCCGACATCGTCGACCTCGTCCGCAGCGGCGACGTCGCCGCCGGCCAGGCGGTCCGCCAGGCCGGGCGCGACATCGGCACCGTCCTCGCCGCGTCCGTCAGCCTGCTCAACCCCGCCCGCATCGTCGTCGGCGGCATCCTCGCCGGCGCCGGCGAGCACCTCATGGCCGGCATCCGCGAGATCGTCTACCAGCGGTCCCTGCCCCTGGCGACCCAGCACCTGCGCATCGTGCCGTCCGGCGCCGGGTCCCAGGCCGGCGTCATCGGCGCCGCCACCCTCGTCACCGAGCAGTACCTCGCCCCGCCCACCGTCGACGCGCTCGTCAGCTCGCAGGAGGACTCGTGA